In the genome of Calothrix sp. PCC 6303, the window TCAGGTATTTATGAACATTTTAGCGAATGCAATTGATGCCTTAGAAGAATCAAATATTGGACATAGTTTTACAGAAATCAAGAAAAAAAACAACAGAATTATAGTTAAAACTTCAGTCGAAAATAACCAAGTAAAAATTACTATTGGTGATAACGGTAAGGGCATAAGTGAAGAAGTCAAACAGCACATATTTGACCATTTATTTACGACTAAATCAGTCGGCAAAGGTACAGGATTGGGATTAGCGATAGCAAGGCAAATTGTTGAAGAAACTCACAATGGTAAGTTGAGTTATCATTCGATGGTTGGTGAAGGGACAGAATTTTCTATTTTCCTTCCTCTAACTCATTAATAAGGGGATTTAAAACAGCTTCATTGGGTATCGCATCAGCTTTTCCAGTGCGAATAGTCGGTAAACTGCGTCTAGTACGTTGGCTAGATGTGAAACGACTATATCCAGCACGTTCAGCTTTTTGATCCTCATATTCAATGATTCTACCGTAATATTCGTGTTGGCTGAGATTCATCGAGAGGAAAACATGTTCGCGGGTATTGCCAAAACCCTTGCGGTTAAAGAATTTTATCGCTGGGACATTTGCCGGATCAGTATCTACTAGCATGAACCTAGCACCATCATCGATCATTCGTGCGATCGCTTGATCAACTAACTTATCGGCAACACCCCGTCTTTGAAATTTGGGACTAACTCCCAACCACAAAATATAACCATATGTCAATGCAGATTTTGTAATAATTGTGCCTAGTGTAAAACCTGCTAGTTCTCCATCAATTTCAGCAATTAAACAATACTCTGGATCTGTATTGTATAGTCCAATTACTTCCCACTCATCCCAAGTACGATACAAATATGGGTAAAGCTCATTGGTAAATAATTCTTCACCCAAGTGATAAATTGGGGCAATGTCATCAATACCTAGCTCACGTACCTCAACAGTGGTATTCTTGTCGAAATTCATAATTCCCTCAGTCCTGGGTTTGATCGTCTTATTTAAAATTGAGTCACATCTGACATCTCACCAGGGTTTTATGATAAATGTACCAAATACTATCTTTGATGAGGACTCAATAAGAGCACTCCACAAAATAAATTATCTCAAATTAGGCATTTTTTACTTGCAGTACCCCCATTTATAGAGTTACTTCTTGAATATTATCGATATTGAGCAAGTTAGAATCCAAATTAGTTAAAATATCTTCCATCTCCTCATTAAGATTCATTGTTTCCACTGGAACAATCGTTGTTTCGTTGCTTGAAACAACTTTATAATTAATCTCCGATTCGTTAACACGACCGCACTTTGTCGCAAACTGGCAATATTCGCATATTTTACTCCCTAACGGCACCTGTGGAAACGCTATATCTTCTTTGCCTTGATGATATTGATTGAGGGATTTTGTTAATTTACCTAACAACTGCTGGAGTTTTTTACCTGTTTGTTGATGCAGCAAACTATTGTAAGTAAACTTAAGACTTTCAGGTTTAGTATCAGATTGAATAAACCAATAAGTCATGGAAATATTTTCTGGCAAATACTCGCTAGTTTCAGCTAAAACGTAAAGATATAATCGAGTCTGCCAATTTTTTTCTAAAAACTTCTTATTAAGTGGTTTTGGATAGGTTTTCCAATCCAAAATTTGTGCTTGGTACTGATCCGCAATCAATAAATCATAAATTACTGCCAGGACATAATTACCAACCTGTAAAGTTCGGTAATGTTCACTTTCCCGGAAAATTTCTGTAGTTGTAGCTGATGTTAAAATATTTGGAGCAACATCACTAAAACCCTGCATCCAGCTTTGTAATTGTGGGTTATCTGCCAATATTGACTCAATTGGCAAACCCATTTCCCGCTGCTGCATTAGTAAGTGAAACTGGCTTCCTAATGTCAGATTTTCTTCATTTTCAGGCTTAATGGGAGAATATAATTGTTCTAAATAACTATGTTGAAATTGACGTGGGCAACGTTCAAGTAAATTTAATTGTCCTTGGGAAAGTCGAATAATTTGAGCTTCGGTAGCCAGCATATGATCAATTAGGTCACTATGAATCCAAGGTAATTACTAATTTATAGTTATTACACCTCAGCTAGTACCATAGTACCATCATATTGATCCAGTACTTCTCACGAATTCAGAGGAAGTTCCTCGTCGTTATACTTGGCAGCAAGTTTGTGTGACAAAAGTTCCATAAA includes:
- a CDS encoding GNAT family N-acetyltransferase translates to MNFDKNTTVEVRELGIDDIAPIYHLGEELFTNELYPYLYRTWDEWEVIGLYNTDPEYCLIAEIDGELAGFTLGTIITKSALTYGYILWLGVSPKFQRRGVADKLVDQAIARMIDDGARFMLVDTDPANVPAIKFFNRKGFGNTREHVFLSMNLSQHEYYGRIIEYEDQKAERAGYSRFTSSQRTRRSLPTIRTGKADAIPNEAVLNPLINELEEGK
- a CDS encoding PD-(D/E)XK nuclease family protein, whose translation is MLATEAQIIRLSQGQLNLLERCPRQFQHSYLEQLYSPIKPENEENLTLGSQFHLLMQQREMGLPIESILADNPQLQSWMQGFSDVAPNILTSATTTEIFRESEHYRTLQVGNYVLAVIYDLLIADQYQAQILDWKTYPKPLNKKFLEKNWQTRLYLYVLAETSEYLPENISMTYWFIQSDTKPESLKFTYNSLLHQQTGKKLQQLLGKLTKSLNQYHQGKEDIAFPQVPLGSKICEYCQFATKCGRVNESEINYKVVSSNETTIVPVETMNLNEEMEDILTNLDSNLLNIDNIQEVTL